One Nocardiopsis gilva YIM 90087 genomic window, GTTCATGATCGGGCTGCCCGGCTCATAGCGCTGCGGCCGTCCGGCCTGGATCAGCCGTCCCCACGTCTCATCGGTGAGCCGTGCACCGAATCCGTGTCGCGTCACACGCCCTCATTTCCGCTGTTCCGTTATCGCGCTCGAGCGCGCCGGGCCGAGTTCCCCACCCTGGACCGGATCGTCGCGGCTCCGCCGCGATTGGCCGGTTCCGGTCGCCATTCAATGGTAATGAGGGACAAGTCGGTGAAACAGGAAAGGAAAAGGTCGATTTCCCTCCGTTCTGTCATCACCATCGGTTAGAACAGCAAGGGAAGGGCGGTCAATGCGCGGCTCCACTGCCGTCAGGCACGCCGAAAGCAAAGGAGGCTCATGCCCCAACTGGCCATCGACGCGACGTGTCTCCCGCAGTACGAGAAACTCGACCGGCCCACCCGTGAACGGCTGCTCGCCGTCACCCGAAAATTCCGCGAGCTGCCGCTGCACGCCCTGCTTTCCCACCCCGACCTGCGAATTCAATCCCTTCCATCGGGCCAGGATCCGCGTATCCGCACATTCCGCATCAGCGATTCGTGGACCGGGGTGATGCTCGCACCCGAGTCCGGCGAGACCTTCCTCCTGGTGCATCTGCTGCCGCGTGGAGCCGCCGAGGAGTGGGCGGTCGACCAGCGGCACGACGTCAATCAGGTCATGGGCACCCTGGAGCGGCGCGACGCCACCGCGCTGCGCGCACCGGCGCCCGAAGCCGTCCCCGCTCAGGCATCGCCGCCGGCCACACCCACGGCACCGTCCGCACCGTCGGCCCCCACGTCCGCTCCCCCACCCGTGGCCCCTCCCCCACTCTTCGACCACGTCAGCGACCGCGACCTGGCCCGGCTGGGTATCGACCCGGAGATCCGCGAGTTCTGCCGTGCCCTGAGCGGCATCGGTGAACTGCGGAACTGGGGACCGGCGCTGCCCCAGGACCAGTACGAAGTGCTCACCGCCCTCGCCGACGGACACTCGGTGCAGCGCGTGCTGGAGGAGGTCGTGGGGCCGAGGCGGCCCGTCGTGGGCGCGGTCGCCACCGACGACTACGACACCGCGATCCGGCACACCCGCGAGCGCGTCATGGTCGTCAACGACGACCAGGAGGTCGAGGACATCCTCGCGGGCGAGTTCAACGCGTGGCGCGTCTTCCTCCACCCCAAGCAGCGCGCTCTGGCCTACCGGCCGCGCTTCAACGGACCGGCCAAGGTGTCGGGCGGTCCGGGAACCGGCAAGACGGTCGTAGCGCTGCACCGCGTGAAACACCTGGCGGAGAACCTGCCACTCGACGGCCGCATACTCCTCACCAGCTTCACCAACGCGCTGGTCGAATCGCTCAGGCGGAACCTGGGGCTGCTGCTCCCACCGGAACTGGTCGACGACGTCGACGTGGTCACCACCGACAAGCTGGCACTGGACGTCGTCAAGGAGGTCCATCCCGACGTCCGGCTGCGCACCGACACGCGCGGCTTCTTCGCCAACTACACCCGGCAGCACCGGCTGCCCTGGCCCGTCGACTTCCTGTTCTCCGAGTACCGGCACGTAGTCACTGCCCAGGGGATCGGCACACTCGAGGGCTACCTCGACCCCGACGCGCGGCGCGGCCGCAGCACCCCGCTGACCTCCGCCCAGCGCCGCGACGTCTGGCACGCGATCAGCGACGCCCGCGCCCAGATGCGCAACAGCCGCCGCCTCCCGGTCGAGGACCTCCACACCGAGGCGGCACGCATCCTCGACAGCCGGGGCGAGCGCCGCTACACCAGCGTCGTCGTGGACGAGGCCCAAGACCTCCACCCCGCCCAGTGGCGCACTCTGCGCGCCGCCGCGGCCCACGGGCCCAACGACATGTTCATCGCGGGCGACAACCGGCAGCGCATCTACGACAACACCGTCTCCTTCAAACGGCTGGGGATCGAGGTCGTCGGCCGCTCCTACCCACTGCGCGTCAACTACCGCACCACCGAGGAGATCCTGACCTGGGCCGACAGCATCATCCGCGGCCGCACCATCGCCGAACTGGGCGAACCGGTGTCCCTCAGGCGCAGCACGGCGCCGCCGGGAGGAACGCCGTCGCCGTCACCCAGCACGGCACCCACCGCGAACGGTGCG contains:
- a CDS encoding UvrD-helicase domain-containing protein; amino-acid sequence: MPQLAIDATCLPQYEKLDRPTRERLLAVTRKFRELPLHALLSHPDLRIQSLPSGQDPRIRTFRISDSWTGVMLAPESGETFLLVHLLPRGAAEEWAVDQRHDVNQVMGTLERRDATALRAPAPEAVPAQASPPATPTAPSAPSAPTSAPPPVAPPPLFDHVSDRDLARLGIDPEIREFCRALSGIGELRNWGPALPQDQYEVLTALADGHSVQRVLEEVVGPRRPVVGAVATDDYDTAIRHTRERVMVVNDDQEVEDILAGEFNAWRVFLHPKQRALAYRPRFNGPAKVSGGPGTGKTVVALHRVKHLAENLPLDGRILLTSFTNALVESLRRNLGLLLPPELVDDVDVVTTDKLALDVVKEVHPDVRLRTDTRGFFANYTRQHRLPWPVDFLFSEYRHVVTAQGIGTLEGYLDPDARRGRSTPLTSAQRRDVWHAISDARAQMRNSRRLPVEDLHTEAARILDSRGERRYTSVVVDEAQDLHPAQWRTLRAAAAHGPNDMFIAGDNRQRIYDNTVSFKRLGIEVVGRSYPLRVNYRTTEEILTWADSIIRGRTIAELGEPVSLRRSTAPPGGTPSPSPSTAPTANGAAEPSGSTRCVLSGPPPELHGAADEPAELDALADRVRRWLADGIAPGDICVTARTNRLRDSVAAHLRARSLPATVFNPREHAVTDATGSVRVTTMHGVKGLEFRAIAVTGVTADALPQMDHVTSADLDENQHLADLDAQRSLLYVACTRAREALYVSWHGQPSPFLPR